In Populus nigra chromosome 1, ddPopNigr1.1, whole genome shotgun sequence, one genomic interval encodes:
- the LOC133673082 gene encoding protein STRUBBELIG-RECEPTOR FAMILY 7 isoform X2 has product MSLDLQMCLDSQKASALRVMFSSMNSPGQLTQWSANGDDPCGQNWKGIDCSGSRVTEIKLPGLGLSGSLGYQLDSLTAVTNLDLSNNNLSGALPYQLPPNLQRLNLANNKLSGGIPYSISLMRSLTYLNLAHNQLQNQLGDMFGQLTSLSTFDVSFNLLTGDLPESFSSLSSMKSMYLQSNQFTGAIDVLANLPLENLNVANNRFTGWIPSQLNSVNLQKDGNNWNSGPAPPPPPGTPPAHKGPNQKSGGNDSSSGSGAGGGSKKSGIGAGGIAGIIISIFLVGGIAAFFLVKRRSRRSSDIEKLDNQPLAPLSSTNDVPEMKSMQTSSAVNTKIFDTSASINLRRPPIDRHKSFDEEEFSPKPVVVKKPVTTPINVTSYSVADLQMATGSFSVDHLLGEGLFGRVYRAEFDDGKVVAVKKLDSATLPSDMSDDFTEIVASISLLHHPNVTELVGYCSEHGQHLLVYEFHKNGSLHDFLHLSDEYSKPLIWNSRVKIALGTARALEYLHEVCSPSIVHKNIKSANILLDTELNPHLSDSGLASCLPHADQVLNQNAGSGYGAPEVAMSGHYTLKSDVYSFGAVMLELLTGRKPFDSSRPRSEQSLVRWATPQLHDIDALSKMVDPELKGLYPVKSLSRFADVIALCVQPEPEFRPPMSEVVQALVRLVQRANMSKRTIGNEQGETPRAVNPDTQDYMS; this is encoded by the exons ATGAGCCTTGACCTCCAAATGTGTCTTGACAGTCAAAAAG CTTCTGCTCTACGGGTCATGTTCAGCAGTATGAATTCACCGGGGCAGCTAACACAATGGAGTGCAAATGGTGATGATCCATGTGGGCAAAACTGGAAAGGCATTGATTGCTCAGGCTCACGAGTTACAGAAAT TAAATTGCCTGGTCTTGGACTTTCTGGGTCACTAGGGTACCAGCTTGACAGTTTGACAGCAGTAACAAACCT AGACTTGAGTAATAATAATCTTTCAGGCGCTTTACCTTATCAACTTCCTCCAAACTTGCAGCGATT AAATCTTGCAAATAATAAACTCAGTGGAGGAATCCCTTATTCCATTTCTCTAATGCGTTCTCTTACATACTT AAACCTTGCTCACAATCAGCTTCAGAATCAGTTGGGAGACATGTTTGGACAACTAACTTCTCTCTCCACATT TGATGTGTCATTCAACCTACTAACAGGTGACCTACCTGAGAGTTTTAGCTCACTTTCAAGTATGAAATCAAT GTATTTGCAAAGCAATCAATTTACTGGAGCTATTGATGTCCTCGCCAATCTTCCTCTTGAAAATCT GAATGTTGCAAATAATCGTTTTACAGGTTGGATCCCTAGCCAGCTCAACAGCGTTAATCTACA GAAGGATGGTAACAATTGGAACTCAGGGCCTGCACCCCCCCCTCCACCTGGTACACCTCCAGCCCACAAAGGTCCAAATCAGAAATCTGGTGGCAATGACAGCTCATCAGGCAGTGGTGCTGGTGGTGGCAGCAAGAAATCAGGAATAGGTGCTGGTGGCATAGCTGGAATAATCATATCCATATTTCTTGTTGGGGGGATAGCAGCTTTCTTTTTAGTGAAGAGAAGATCCAGGAGGTCCTCGGATATAGAAAAGCTTGACAATCAACCACTTGCCCCTCTTTCTTCTACTAATGATGTACCAG AAATGAAATCTATGCAAACTTCCTCTGCAGTCAACACCAAGATATTTGACACCTCAGCCTCAATAAATCTTAGACGTCCACCTATTGATCGTCACAAGTCATTTGATGAGGAGGAATTTTCACCAAAGCCTGTTGTTGTCAAGAAACCTGTTACCACTCCTATAAATGTGACATCGTACTCTGTCGCAGACCTGCAGATGGCTACTGGCAGCTTCAGTGTCGACCATCTTCTTGGTGAGGGGTTATTTGGACGTGTTTATCGAGCTGAGTTTGATGATGGGAAG GTTGTTGCTGTGAAGAAACTAGATTCGGCCACTCTGCCCAGTGATATGTCTGATGATTTTACAGAGATAGTTGCAAGCATTTCCCTGTTGCATCATCCGAACGTGACAGAACTAGTGGGTTATTGCTCAGAGCATGGACAGCATCTGCTGGTTTATGAGTTTCATAAAAATGGCTCATTGCATGACTTCCTGCATCTATCAGATGAATACAGCAAACCTTTGATATGGAACTCCCGTGTCAAGATAGCTCTGGGGACCGCTAGGGCATTAGA gtACCTGCATGAAGTTTGTTCACCATCTATTgttcataaaaatatcaagtccGCGAATATACTATTGGACACAGAGCTCAATCCACATCTCTCAGACTCTGGCCTGGCAAGTTGTCTCCCTCATGCAGACCAG GTACTGAACCAGAATGCAGGTTCTGGATACGGTGCACCTGAGGTAGCTATGTCTGGTCATTATACTCTAAAGAGTGATGTTTACAGTTTTGGTGCAGTCATGTTGGAGCTTCTTACTGGACGTAAACCATTTGACAG CTCAAGGCCTAGATCTGAGCAATCATTGGTTCGCTGGGCAACTCCTCAGCTCCATGACATCGATGCTTTATCTAAAATGGTTGACCCAGAACTCAAAGGGCTCTACCCTGTCAAATCTCTCTCCCGGTTTGCTGATGTCATTGCTCTTTGTGTCCAG
- the LOC133697857 gene encoding triacylglycerol lipase OBL1-like — translation MSTKKIGGTVFMAAATSTATKFESNTEDQEKSEESITNYLIVRPEKGGMLDLLRYLAWADIGSGVRFLESSEEGIMGEEAADHRWIILVSIIARKIIFLFGKPLEYTGFVVDFFLNLLFQNGGIMGLFLNFLQGKVVIPQRDTETFISSIGHLDGRIDLYRAENLLEQIDHSVSAEKTITEEIGNRAHMDLCIMASKLAYENAEVVRNIVHHWKMHFVDFYNCWNDLQKEFSTQVFILCDKPKDANLILISFRGTEPFDSYDWDTDFDYSWYEIPKLGKVHMGFLEALGLGNRDDTTTFQYHLQMKSTNFNYDYEGSGSLLSNTDSDMEQNELDRSSDSDRATAVGHKKFPPEMVKKTAYYTVRKKLKSLLVEHKNAKFIVTGHSLGGALAILFPSVLVLHQQMDVMKRLLGVYTFGQPRIGNRQLAKFMEAHLEHPVPKYFRVVYSYDLVPRLPYDDKTFLYKHFGVCLYYNSLYIEQKVDEEPDPNLYGLRNVISAHLNAIWELIRSFIIGYTHGREYKESWFMVLVRIMGLALPGIAAHCPTDYVNSVRLGKERVVHMSSF, via the exons ATGTCCACCAAAAAGATAGGAGGGACTGTATTCATGGCGGCTGCGACTAGTACTGCTACAAAATTTGAAAGCAACACCGAGGATCAAGAGAAGAGTGAAGAAAGCATTACCAACTATCTGATAGTGAGGCCAGAAAAGGGAGGAATGTTGGACTTGTTGAGGTACTTGGCATGGGCCGACATTGGAAGTGGTGTGAGATTCTTAGAGAGCTCAGAAGAGGGAATTATGGGTGAGGAGGCAGCTGATCATAGGTGGATTATATTGGTGTCTATTATTGCTCGGAAGATCATCTTCTTATTTGGCAAGCCCTTGGAGTACACTGGTTTTGTGGTTGATTTCTTTCTCAATCTCTTGTTTCAGAATGGTGGCATCATGGGCTTATTTCTCAACTTTCTCCAAG GAAAGGTGGTGATACCGCAGAGAGACACAGAGACTTTTATAAGTAGCATCGGGCATTTGGATGGGCGAATAGACCTATACAGAGCTGAAAACTTGCTGGAACAAATAGATCATTCGGTTTCCGCAGAGAAAACAATCACAGAAGAAATAGGGAACCGCGCTCATATGGACCTCTGTATCATGGCATCCAAATTAGCTTATGAGAACGCGGAAGTTGTTCGAAATATTGTTCATCACTGGAAG ATGCATTTTGTGGACTTCTACAACTGCTGGAATG ATTTGCAAAAGGAATTTTCCACTCAAGTGTTCATTCTTTGTGACAAGCCCAAGGATGCAAACTTAATACTGATCAGCTTTCGGGGCACGGAACCTTTTGACTCTTACGATTGGGATACTGATTTTGATTACTCTTGGTATGAGATTCCAAAACTGGGAAAAGTCCACATGGGATTCTTAGAAGCATTAGGTTTGGGCAACAGAGATGATACTACCACCTTCCAATATCACCTTCAGATGAAGAGCACAAATTTCAATTACGATTATGAAGGTTCTGGATCACTATTATCAAATACTGATTCTGACATGGAACAAAATGAATTGGACCGTTCTTCTGATTCTGACAGAGCCACTGCAGTAGGTCATAAGAAGTTCCCGCCAGAAATGGTGAAGAAGACTGCATACTATACAGTGAGAAAGAAGCTCAAGAGCTTACTCGTGGAGCACAAGAATGCGAAATTTATAGTCACTGGGCATAGCTTAGGTGGTGCACTTGCTATTTTGTTCCCATCTGTGTTGGTGCTGCACCAACAGATGGATGTAATGAAAAGGTTGCTTGGGGTTTACACATTTGGGCAGCCAAGGATTGGGAACCGGCAGCTAGCAAAGTTCATGGAAGCCCATTTGGAGCATCCTGTTCCTAAATACTTCAGGGTGGTTTACAGCTATGATCTTGTCCCTAGATTGCCTTATGATGACAAAACCTTCTTGTACAAACATTTCGGAGTGTGCCTTTATTATAACAGCCTCTATATTGAACAA AAAGTGGATGAGGAGCCAGACCCCAACCTCTATGGGTTGAGAAATGTTATTTCGGCACATCTGAATGCTATATGGGAGTTAATAAGAAGTTTCATAATCGGCTACACCCACGGGCGAGAGTACAAAGAAAGTTGGTTCATGGTGTTGGTCAGGATAATGGGACTGGCTCTCCCTGGGATTGCTGCACATTGCCCCACAGATTATGTTAACTCGGTAAGACTGGGAAAAGAGCGAGTTGTTCACATGTCTTCTTTCTGA
- the LOC133673082 gene encoding protein STRUBBELIG-RECEPTOR FAMILY 7 isoform X1 — MMENWRRVELVLTLLVCVLGCVHGATDPNDASALRVMFSSMNSPGQLTQWSANGDDPCGQNWKGIDCSGSRVTEIKLPGLGLSGSLGYQLDSLTAVTNLDLSNNNLSGALPYQLPPNLQRLNLANNKLSGGIPYSISLMRSLTYLNLAHNQLQNQLGDMFGQLTSLSTFDVSFNLLTGDLPESFSSLSSMKSMYLQSNQFTGAIDVLANLPLENLNVANNRFTGWIPSQLNSVNLQKDGNNWNSGPAPPPPPGTPPAHKGPNQKSGGNDSSSGSGAGGGSKKSGIGAGGIAGIIISIFLVGGIAAFFLVKRRSRRSSDIEKLDNQPLAPLSSTNDVPEMKSMQTSSAVNTKIFDTSASINLRRPPIDRHKSFDEEEFSPKPVVVKKPVTTPINVTSYSVADLQMATGSFSVDHLLGEGLFGRVYRAEFDDGKVVAVKKLDSATLPSDMSDDFTEIVASISLLHHPNVTELVGYCSEHGQHLLVYEFHKNGSLHDFLHLSDEYSKPLIWNSRVKIALGTARALEYLHEVCSPSIVHKNIKSANILLDTELNPHLSDSGLASCLPHADQVLNQNAGSGYGAPEVAMSGHYTLKSDVYSFGAVMLELLTGRKPFDSSRPRSEQSLVRWATPQLHDIDALSKMVDPELKGLYPVKSLSRFADVIALCVQPEPEFRPPMSEVVQALVRLVQRANMSKRTIGNEQGETPRAVNPDTQDYMS, encoded by the exons ATGatggagaattggagaagagttGAGCTGGTGTTAACACTCTTAGTCTGCGTTCTGGGATGTGTCCATGGTGCAACAGATCCAAATGATG CTTCTGCTCTACGGGTCATGTTCAGCAGTATGAATTCACCGGGGCAGCTAACACAATGGAGTGCAAATGGTGATGATCCATGTGGGCAAAACTGGAAAGGCATTGATTGCTCAGGCTCACGAGTTACAGAAAT TAAATTGCCTGGTCTTGGACTTTCTGGGTCACTAGGGTACCAGCTTGACAGTTTGACAGCAGTAACAAACCT AGACTTGAGTAATAATAATCTTTCAGGCGCTTTACCTTATCAACTTCCTCCAAACTTGCAGCGATT AAATCTTGCAAATAATAAACTCAGTGGAGGAATCCCTTATTCCATTTCTCTAATGCGTTCTCTTACATACTT AAACCTTGCTCACAATCAGCTTCAGAATCAGTTGGGAGACATGTTTGGACAACTAACTTCTCTCTCCACATT TGATGTGTCATTCAACCTACTAACAGGTGACCTACCTGAGAGTTTTAGCTCACTTTCAAGTATGAAATCAAT GTATTTGCAAAGCAATCAATTTACTGGAGCTATTGATGTCCTCGCCAATCTTCCTCTTGAAAATCT GAATGTTGCAAATAATCGTTTTACAGGTTGGATCCCTAGCCAGCTCAACAGCGTTAATCTACA GAAGGATGGTAACAATTGGAACTCAGGGCCTGCACCCCCCCCTCCACCTGGTACACCTCCAGCCCACAAAGGTCCAAATCAGAAATCTGGTGGCAATGACAGCTCATCAGGCAGTGGTGCTGGTGGTGGCAGCAAGAAATCAGGAATAGGTGCTGGTGGCATAGCTGGAATAATCATATCCATATTTCTTGTTGGGGGGATAGCAGCTTTCTTTTTAGTGAAGAGAAGATCCAGGAGGTCCTCGGATATAGAAAAGCTTGACAATCAACCACTTGCCCCTCTTTCTTCTACTAATGATGTACCAG AAATGAAATCTATGCAAACTTCCTCTGCAGTCAACACCAAGATATTTGACACCTCAGCCTCAATAAATCTTAGACGTCCACCTATTGATCGTCACAAGTCATTTGATGAGGAGGAATTTTCACCAAAGCCTGTTGTTGTCAAGAAACCTGTTACCACTCCTATAAATGTGACATCGTACTCTGTCGCAGACCTGCAGATGGCTACTGGCAGCTTCAGTGTCGACCATCTTCTTGGTGAGGGGTTATTTGGACGTGTTTATCGAGCTGAGTTTGATGATGGGAAG GTTGTTGCTGTGAAGAAACTAGATTCGGCCACTCTGCCCAGTGATATGTCTGATGATTTTACAGAGATAGTTGCAAGCATTTCCCTGTTGCATCATCCGAACGTGACAGAACTAGTGGGTTATTGCTCAGAGCATGGACAGCATCTGCTGGTTTATGAGTTTCATAAAAATGGCTCATTGCATGACTTCCTGCATCTATCAGATGAATACAGCAAACCTTTGATATGGAACTCCCGTGTCAAGATAGCTCTGGGGACCGCTAGGGCATTAGA gtACCTGCATGAAGTTTGTTCACCATCTATTgttcataaaaatatcaagtccGCGAATATACTATTGGACACAGAGCTCAATCCACATCTCTCAGACTCTGGCCTGGCAAGTTGTCTCCCTCATGCAGACCAG GTACTGAACCAGAATGCAGGTTCTGGATACGGTGCACCTGAGGTAGCTATGTCTGGTCATTATACTCTAAAGAGTGATGTTTACAGTTTTGGTGCAGTCATGTTGGAGCTTCTTACTGGACGTAAACCATTTGACAG CTCAAGGCCTAGATCTGAGCAATCATTGGTTCGCTGGGCAACTCCTCAGCTCCATGACATCGATGCTTTATCTAAAATGGTTGACCCAGAACTCAAAGGGCTCTACCCTGTCAAATCTCTCTCCCGGTTTGCTGATGTCATTGCTCTTTGTGTCCAG